A DNA window from Camelina sativa cultivar DH55 chromosome 13, Cs, whole genome shotgun sequence contains the following coding sequences:
- the LOC104736869 gene encoding uncharacterized protein LOC104736869, which yields MAAAMSATLVFAARRRPLACSLSSSSKPRNTRRLVLYSKPGCCLCDGLKEKLNAAFSLSPGSNSLNDVVLQVRDITTNPEWERAYQYEIPVLAKENSDGKEEILPRLSPRLSAEIIQKKLLAAFS from the exons ATGGCGGCGGCGATGTCAGCGACTTTGGTGTTCGCTGCAAGACGTCGTCCTTTGGCCTGTAGTTTGTCGTCTTCCTCGAAACCAAGAAACACGAGAAGGCTTGTTCTATACTCTAAACCTGGATGTTGTCTCTGCGATGGTCTTAAAGAGAAGCTTAACGCTGCCTTCTCTCTATCCCCCGGTTCCAATTCACTCAACGACGTTGTTCTTCAG GTAAGGGATATCACTACGAATCCCGAGTGGGAACGAGCTTATCAGTATGAGATACCGGTTTTGGCTAAAGAGAACTCTGATGGCAAagag GAAATTTTGCCGAGGTTATCTCCACGTTTAAGTGCGGAAATCATACAGAAGAAGCTACTTGCTGCCTTTAGTTGA